Genomic DNA from Shewanella woodyi ATCC 51908:
AGGTTATGTGATCAGAACCATTTTCGCGAAAAATCACGAATCCAACGATAAAGATGAGGCCCTTGAACAAACTCGCTTAGAACTAAGTCAACATAAGCAAGAGGTGACAGATCATTTTGAGGATCACTACCAGCAGCTTGCTGAACTGACCGAGCAGCTTAATAAAGTCAATAAAAAGTGGAATGAAGCCGCAAATACTTTAGCGCCTAAAAACAGCGTTAAACCACTGGCCACACTCACAAGTGACAAAGCGGAACACTCAAAACAGCAAGATCAAGCAAACGAACTCGACAGCCAAGACGTCATCATAGTGAACCCAAATAATTAACCTTTGTTAATAAAGGTGAACTTTCATTACATCTCTTAGGTCGGACTCTGTAACAATTGATTTGTGATCACTTCTTGAAAAAATACAGGTAATCCCTAATATCCATTAGTGATCATATTTCCATATCCGACATTGGAGCCATGAATTGATGAAAACGAAATTAAGCTTACTCTCTGCCGCATTACTAACGGCATCCCTAACCTTAACGCCAGCGATAAGCCAAGCCGCTATCCCTATGGCTGTTAATGGCGAGTCAATTCCAAGCCTCGCGCCTATGCTTGAGCGTACAACTCCTGCGGTCGTCGCCGTTGCTGTTGAAGGCACCCATGTATCTAAGCAGAAACTTCCCGATGCTTTTCGCTATTTCTTCGGCCCTAATGCACCACAAGAGCAGGTGCAAGAGCGCCCATTTAGAGGCTTAGGCTCAGGCGTGATAATCGATGCTAATAAGGGCTATATCGTCACGAATAACCATGTGATTGATGGCGCGGATGAGATCTTAATCGGCCTGCATGACGGTCGTGAGGTTGAAGCAAAACTGATTGGTGCCGACGCTGAATCTGATATTGCACTGCTGCAGATAAAGGCTAAAAACTTAGTGGCGGTGAAGCGTGCCGATTCTGATGAGCTTAAAGTAGGTGACTTTGCTGTCGCTATCGGTAACCCCTTTGGCTTAGGTCAGACGGTCACATCAGGTATTGTCAGTGCAATGGGCCGCAGTGGTCTGGGCATAGAGATGCTTGAAAACTTTATTCAAACCGACGCAGCTATCAATAGTGGTAACTCTGGTGGCGCACTCGTCAACCTTAATGGCGACCTTATCGGTATCAACACAGCCATTGTTGCGCCTGGAGGCGGTAACGTAGGTATTGGATTTGCTATCCCAGCTAACATGGTCAACAACTTAGTCGATCAGATCATTGAACATGGCGAAGTACGCCGCGGCGTATTAGGCGTATCGGGCAGAGATCTCACCAGCGAACTTGCTCAAGCCTTCGGTCTCGATACCCAACATGGCGGGTTTGTCGATCAGGTGATGGAAGACAGCGCCGCTGAAGATGCAGGTATCAAAGCCGGCGACATTATCGTTAGTGTAAACGGACGCAAGATCAAAAGCTTCCAGGAGCTTCGAGCAAAAGTCGCCACGATGGGCGCTGGTGCTAAAGTCAAATTTGGCTTAATCCGCGATGGTGACTCCAAAACAGTATCGGCCACATTAGGTGAAGCGAGCCAAACCACAGAAGCTTCGGCAGGCGCTGTTCATCCTATGCTCGCAGGAGCTGCACTGGAAAATGGAGATGATGGTGTCGAAATCACCGATATTGCCCAAAATTCACCAGCCGCAGCTAGCGGGCTGCGTAAAGGAGACGTCATTGTCGGCGTAAACCGCAGCTCAA
This window encodes:
- a CDS encoding ZapG family protein; translated protein: MEWPLVVATFVLGIVLGYVIRTIFAKNHESNDKDEALEQTRLELSQHKQEVTDHFEDHYQQLAELTEQLNKVNKKWNEAANTLAPKNSVKPLATLTSDKAEHSKQQDQANELDSQDVIIVNPNN
- the degQ gene encoding Do family serine endopeptidase DegQ; amino-acid sequence: MKTKLSLLSAALLTASLTLTPAISQAAIPMAVNGESIPSLAPMLERTTPAVVAVAVEGTHVSKQKLPDAFRYFFGPNAPQEQVQERPFRGLGSGVIIDANKGYIVTNNHVIDGADEILIGLHDGREVEAKLIGADAESDIALLQIKAKNLVAVKRADSDELKVGDFAVAIGNPFGLGQTVTSGIVSAMGRSGLGIEMLENFIQTDAAINSGNSGGALVNLNGDLIGINTAIVAPGGGNVGIGFAIPANMVNNLVDQIIEHGEVRRGVLGVSGRDLTSELAQAFGLDTQHGGFVDQVMEDSAAEDAGIKAGDIIVSVNGRKIKSFQELRAKVATMGAGAKVKFGLIRDGDSKTVSATLGEASQTTEASAGAVHPMLAGAALENGDDGVEITDIAQNSPAAASGLRKGDVIVGVNRSSIDDLNSLKAKLKEQQGTVALKIQRGHSSLFLVLR